A DNA window from Syngnathus typhle isolate RoL2023-S1 ecotype Sweden linkage group LG2, RoL_Styp_1.0, whole genome shotgun sequence contains the following coding sequences:
- the LOC133150216 gene encoding uncharacterized protein LOC133150216, which translates to MSIRESFGECFNRAVACAKSTMCFWLFLMVCVTIIFFSGVTLSGGIECHEPRTLFSQATANANSSRCGSWGELARHKRDTKSPFGHVVCVPGAVRVPTCVPWLLSWAYNNSLMFTVAPNTSSSIILPLKSLKGFRNGRPTTGDRWLGYWWYLTGHPVNTGWGTLVTTQMRGYWPSGSSDEAVFFAKRVTLINRGTSLLLTLTLPDGHIRPPNATLFNTSCWGFQLWAWSSGTDPRFPIAICLNRTMSVADRPVTNRYTLSAGAKITSTLLTDVDSYFVASTGISGHTNNWLLMAEQAAKMAGASCIACMGPRPLLKIIPANIGPKCAVVLMLDSSISPAHDCFRWDTVYPVAPMTKHKPLFS; encoded by the coding sequence atgagcattagagagtcatttggtgagtgctttaatcgggctgtagcctgcgcgaagtctaccatgtgcttttggttgtttttgatggtttgtgttaccattatatttttttcaggggttactttatctggagggatagagtgccatgagcctcgcacattattctctcaggcgactgctaacgctaattctagtcgatgtggctcatggggagaacttgctagacataagcgcgacactaaatccccttttggtcatgttgtttgtgttccaggagccgtccgtgttccaacctgtgtaccatggcttttgtcttgggcttataataactcattaatgtttactgtggctcctaacacatcttcttctattattttacctttgaaaagtttgaaggggtttcgtaatggtcgccccactactggagatagatggctcgggtattggtggtatttgactggccacccggttaacaccggctggggcacccttgtcaccacgcaaatgcgggggtattggccctctggttccagtgacgaggctgtgttctttgctaaacgagtgactttgataaatcggggcacaagcctccttttgactcttacactccctgacggtcatattcgtcctccaaatgccaccttgtttaacacttcttgttggggttttcaactgtgggcttggtcctctggaaccgatcctcgctttcctattgctatttgccttaatagaacaatgtcggtcgcggaccgtcccgttacaaatagatacaccttgtcagcgggagcaaaaatcacgagtacgctcctcactgatgtagacagctattttgtggcctccacagggataagcggtcatactaacaactggcttcttatggctgagcaggccgcaaagatggctggcgctagttgcattgcatgcatgggtcccagacctcttttgaaaatcatacctgcaaatataggccctaagtgtgctgtcgttttgatgttagactcgtccatttcacccgctcacgattgttttagatgggatacggtttaccctgttgcccctatgacaaagcataaaccccttttttc